Proteins found in one Candidatus Tanganyikabacteria bacterium genomic segment:
- a CDS encoding LptF/LptG family permease — translation MIPIVDRYVVRELIRPFLSGIGGFVMMNLVNLLYIYAQLIVQSQVPVDVVLRLLLYNLPAIMVITFPVAFLFATLIGIGRLSRDFEITALRACGISFRRMCVPVIALSLLVSAFGFWFNDRVVPWANQQVVELVRNLMLRQPKPLFRDNTFFKGEGNTYFYVKQIDQRTNQLFDVIIFDREGQIPVVITARLGTWKGREWELVDGIEHRYDAGAFVEAEVPFKTRTVKVSQEPASYFKYGNLSPQEQTSAELGKQIRDLKVSGVDTKTMEVDYHLKFSLPLAATVVAILAAPLGFRFGRLGIFIGVSLTIALVAVYYVIMSIARSMGNAGMLGPFLAAWTENILYVVVGAFLLWRVDRR, via the coding sequence GATGAACCTGGTCAACCTGCTCTACATCTATGCGCAGCTCATCGTGCAGAGCCAGGTCCCGGTGGACGTCGTGCTGCGGCTCCTGCTCTACAACCTGCCGGCGATCATGGTCATCACCTTCCCGGTGGCCTTCCTGTTCGCCACCCTCATCGGCATCGGGCGGCTATCGCGGGACTTCGAAATCACCGCCCTGCGGGCCTGCGGCATCAGCTTCCGGCGCATGTGCGTGCCGGTGATCGCGCTGTCGCTGCTGGTCTCGGCGTTCGGCTTCTGGTTCAACGACCGGGTGGTACCCTGGGCCAACCAGCAGGTCGTGGAGCTGGTTCGCAACCTGATGCTGCGCCAGCCCAAGCCCCTCTTCCGGGACAACACGTTCTTCAAGGGGGAAGGCAACACCTACTTCTACGTCAAGCAGATCGATCAGCGGACCAACCAGCTCTTCGACGTCATCATCTTCGATCGCGAGGGCCAGATTCCCGTCGTCATCACGGCCAGACTCGGCACCTGGAAGGGGCGCGAGTGGGAACTCGTGGACGGCATCGAGCACCGGTACGACGCGGGCGCCTTCGTCGAGGCCGAGGTTCCCTTCAAGACCCGTACCGTCAAGGTCAGCCAGGAGCCGGCGTCCTACTTCAAGTACGGCAACCTCTCGCCCCAGGAGCAGACCTCGGCCGAACTGGGCAAGCAGATACGCGATCTCAAGGTGTCGGGGGTGGACACCAAGACCATGGAGGTCGACTACCACCTCAAGTTCAGCCTGCCGCTGGCCGCGACGGTCGTGGCCATCCTCGCCGCGCCCCTGGGCTTCCGCTTCGGCCGGCTCGGCATCTTCATCGGCGTTTCCCTCACCATCGCCCTGGTCGCCGTCTACTACGTGATCATGTCCATCGCCCGGTCCATGGGGAACGCGGGGATGCTGGGCCCGTTCTTGGCCGCCTGGACCGAGAACATCCTGTACGTCGTCGTGGGAGCCTTCCTGCTGTGGCGGGTCGACAGGAGGTAG